The Planctomycetaceae bacterium genome has a segment encoding these proteins:
- a CDS encoding efflux RND transporter periplasmic adaptor subunit, with amino-acid sequence MKWVIIIVVLAAIAAGIWWAVAHAAPAAVASEQPATTAKVTRGDLNLEVQANGTVESNLDVEIKVKASGEITTLPYDVSDRVPKYIAGHNEDKALLVALDPINEQRAVQRTQAQYDAANAKLEQAKHSLMVARQDLLVARSKAAADVASAKAKSDLAKASLARTRQMFENKVSTRNELETEVSSAAVAEAALQVALAQQEAVKSMELAVNLRQADVDLAQANLASAKVDLADTQQRLADTRIYSPIDGVVTSRTVQVGQIVASGIQNVGGGTTLMTVSDLSRLFVVAAVDESDIGRLVESGRLGHEVTITADAYPGKRFTGKVVQITPRGASESNVVTFPVKIEVLGEGKDRLRPKMSANVTILANRRSDTLLIPNAALQYDREQTFVEVMTAGKAVRRDVTLGLNDGIWSEVLSGLKEGEEVAARSGVNTRWSNDGRSATSRPATRSNPTGVARRMTRAATAK; translated from the coding sequence ATGAAATGGGTCATCATCATTGTTGTGCTGGCGGCCATCGCGGCGGGCATCTGGTGGGCGGTGGCACATGCGGCCCCAGCGGCTGTGGCGTCCGAGCAGCCCGCAACGACAGCCAAGGTCACCCGCGGCGATCTGAATCTTGAGGTTCAGGCCAACGGCACCGTCGAGAGCAATCTCGACGTCGAGATCAAGGTCAAGGCCAGCGGCGAGATCACCACGCTGCCCTACGACGTCAGCGACCGCGTGCCCAAGTACATTGCCGGCCATAATGAAGACAAGGCCCTGCTGGTGGCGCTGGATCCGATCAACGAGCAGCGCGCCGTCCAGCGCACGCAGGCCCAGTATGACGCCGCCAACGCCAAACTCGAACAGGCCAAGCACAGCCTGATGGTGGCGCGGCAGGACTTGCTGGTCGCCCGCAGCAAAGCCGCCGCCGACGTCGCTTCGGCCAAAGCCAAGTCCGACCTGGCCAAAGCCAGCCTCGCCCGCACGCGGCAGATGTTCGAAAACAAGGTCAGCACCCGCAACGAACTGGAGACCGAAGTCTCCAGCGCGGCGGTGGCCGAGGCGGCGCTGCAGGTCGCCCTGGCGCAGCAGGAAGCCGTCAAGAGCATGGAACTGGCCGTCAACCTCCGCCAGGCCGACGTGGACCTGGCCCAGGCGAACCTGGCCAGCGCCAAGGTCGATCTGGCCGACACGCAGCAGCGCCTGGCGGACACCCGGATCTACTCGCCCATCGATGGGGTCGTGACGTCGCGGACGGTGCAGGTCGGGCAGATCGTCGCCAGCGGCATCCAGAACGTCGGCGGCGGCACGACGCTGATGACCGTCAGCGACCTGTCGCGCCTCTTCGTCGTCGCGGCGGTCGACGAGAGCGACATCGGGCGCCTGGTCGAGAGCGGCCGCCTCGGACACGAAGTGACCATCACGGCCGACGCCTATCCGGGCAAGCGGTTCACCGGCAAGGTGGTGCAGATCACGCCCCGCGGGGCCAGCGAGTCCAACGTCGTGACGTTCCCGGTGAAGATCGAGGTCCTCGGCGAGGGCAAGGACCGCCTGCGCCCCAAGATGAGCGCCAACGTGACCATCCTGGCCAACCGAAGGAGCGACACGCTGCTGATCCCCAACGCAGCCCTCCAGTACGATCGCGAGCAGACATTTGTCGAAGTGATGACGGCGGGCAAGGCCGTCCGCCGCGACGTCACGCTCGGGCTCAACGACGGCATCTGGTCGGAGGTGCTCAGCGGTCTGAAGGAAGGCGAAGAAGTCGCCGCCCGCAGCGGCGTGAACACGCGCTGGAGCAACGACGGCCGCTCGGCGACCAGCCGCCCCGCGACGCGGAGCAATCCGACAGGAGTGGCTCGCCGCATGACTCGTGCGGCGACAGCAAAATAG
- a CDS encoding uroporphyrinogen decarboxylase family protein yields MSYVDGWAALNLQMPDRIPRTEASVDYPVQSAVSGIKITPESPGEDYLECTKRFVRQWDYGMLFGCAIGYNVLEKKHSSMGHAVYVEGGRDFDANIYEAFTDVDEALAFDPWETYGPADHAATVKLFDDQYANNCAAFPDTVNMTGVYTTQMSGMIAIFGWDMLLTMAGVNPKGFGDLVNRYASWMQQYYNALAESKTQVVYSHDDLVWTAGPFIHPDWYRAYIFPNLKKLWAPLVEAGKKVIFFCDGNYTPFIEDVAACGNAAFWFECFTDLAAVVERFGRTHAIIGNVDTRVLTFGTRKAIRSEVERCVALGRDCPGYFMCCSGHIPANVPIDNALYYNEVFEELRRR; encoded by the coding sequence ATGTCCTATGTTGACGGCTGGGCGGCTTTGAATCTTCAGATGCCCGATCGCATCCCGCGAACCGAGGCCAGCGTCGATTATCCGGTGCAGTCGGCTGTCAGCGGGATCAAGATCACGCCCGAAAGCCCCGGCGAGGATTACCTCGAATGCACCAAGCGGTTCGTACGCCAGTGGGACTACGGCATGCTGTTCGGCTGCGCCATCGGGTACAACGTGCTGGAGAAGAAGCATTCATCGATGGGCCACGCGGTGTACGTCGAGGGCGGGCGAGACTTCGACGCCAACATCTATGAGGCCTTCACCGACGTCGACGAGGCCCTGGCGTTCGATCCGTGGGAAACCTACGGCCCGGCCGATCACGCCGCGACCGTCAAGCTCTTCGACGACCAGTACGCAAACAACTGCGCCGCCTTTCCCGACACGGTGAACATGACCGGCGTGTACACGACGCAGATGTCGGGCATGATCGCGATCTTCGGGTGGGACATGTTGCTGACGATGGCGGGGGTGAACCCCAAGGGCTTCGGCGATCTGGTCAACCGCTACGCCTCGTGGATGCAGCAGTACTACAACGCCCTGGCCGAGTCGAAGACGCAGGTGGTCTACAGCCACGACGACCTGGTCTGGACGGCCGGGCCGTTCATCCATCCGGACTGGTACCGTGCGTACATCTTCCCCAACCTCAAGAAGCTCTGGGCTCCGCTGGTCGAGGCGGGCAAGAAGGTCATCTTCTTCTGCGACGGCAACTACACGCCGTTTATCGAGGACGTCGCCGCCTGCGGCAACGCGGCGTTCTGGTTCGAGTGCTTTACGGACCTGGCGGCCGTGGTCGAGCGGTTCGGGCGCACGCACGCGATCATCGGCAATGTCGACACGCGCGTGCTGACGTTTGGCACGCGCAAGGCCATCCGCAGCGAGGTCGAGCGCTGCGTCGCCCTGGGTCGCGATTGCCCGGGATACTTCATGTGCTGCAGCGGGCACATTCCCGCCAATGTGCCCATCGACAATGCGTTGTACTATAACGAGGTGTTCGAGGAACTCCGCCGCCGGTAA
- a CDS encoding substrate-binding domain-containing protein, with amino-acid sequence MDTTSKAARPRKGLRILALDMRDSVFTGVLFHARTAGWLVSPSRYFSGGPEQIAQWWSADGILIGGQLRLRSAVAQWQASGIPMVSCSGIGQPSLTKPTVTLDWHEAGRLAGMHLIERGFRQLAYCYMAKSPWIDGQVAGLRCAAAAGGGTVHVLDWQREYHTGGSPYRASLRRWLGERLKALPKPLGLLVDDDWTALEAVEACRERDVAVPDQVAVVGIGNNEVFCDNAPVPLSSVNLDYERLGRDAAALLDKLMRGRPAPKKPILIPPRGVVCRRSSDIMASEHPDVSKALRHMWRHYRDVNLDVPSIVSVTAMSKTGLNLAFRKYMNRSIGRLLLEIRLKCAQKLMATTNLKMRQIAQECGFREFNTLRSVLIRETGMGPRAWRQKNSFAPEAG; translated from the coding sequence ATGGACACAACATCGAAGGCAGCCCGCCCGCGCAAGGGCCTGCGCATCCTGGCGCTGGACATGAGGGATTCGGTTTTCACCGGCGTGCTGTTCCACGCCCGCACGGCCGGATGGCTCGTCTCGCCCAGCCGGTATTTCAGCGGCGGGCCCGAGCAGATCGCGCAGTGGTGGAGCGCCGACGGCATCCTGATCGGGGGACAGCTTCGCCTTCGGTCGGCCGTCGCCCAGTGGCAGGCCAGTGGAATTCCCATGGTGTCCTGTTCAGGCATTGGCCAGCCGAGCCTTACAAAGCCGACAGTAACGCTGGACTGGCACGAGGCAGGGCGCCTCGCGGGCATGCACCTGATCGAACGCGGTTTCAGGCAACTGGCATATTGCTACATGGCCAAGTCTCCATGGATAGACGGTCAGGTGGCGGGTCTGCGCTGCGCGGCGGCAGCGGGCGGCGGCACGGTGCATGTGCTGGACTGGCAGAGGGAGTATCATACGGGAGGCTCGCCCTACCGCGCGAGCCTGCGGCGATGGCTGGGCGAACGCCTGAAAGCCCTGCCCAAGCCGCTGGGGCTGCTGGTCGATGACGACTGGACAGCACTCGAGGCCGTCGAGGCCTGCCGCGAGCGCGACGTTGCGGTTCCCGACCAGGTGGCGGTGGTGGGCATCGGCAACAACGAGGTCTTCTGCGATAATGCGCCGGTTCCGTTGTCCAGCGTCAATCTGGACTACGAGCGTCTGGGACGCGATGCTGCAGCATTGCTGGACAAGTTGATGCGAGGCCGCCCTGCGCCCAAGAAGCCCATCCTGATTCCGCCTCGCGGCGTCGTTTGCCGGCGCAGCAGCGATATCATGGCCTCGGAGCATCCCGATGTGTCCAAGGCCCTGCGCCACATGTGGCGACACTACCGCGACGTGAATCTGGACGTGCCGTCAATCGTGTCTGTCACGGCGATGTCCAAGACGGGGCTGAACCTGGCGTTTCGCAAGTACATGAACCGGTCGATTGGGCGGCTGCTGCTGGAGATACGACTCAAATGTGCGCAGAAACTGATGGCCACGACGAATCTCAAGATGCGCCAGATTGCCCAAGAGTGCGGGTTCCGGGAGTTCAACACGTTGCGGTCGGTGCTCATTCGCGAAACGGGCATGGGCCCGCGCGCGTGGCGGCAGAAGAACTCCTTTGCGCCCGAGGCGGGATGA
- a CDS encoding LamG domain-containing protein, with the protein MRLKRLAIAAAVVVLACVCASQAATLGDGLVGYYKFDGNTADLTGNNPNGALTGTANISTADKLPGFGTGAADLGTSKGYGDAGATADHIEIAQPNDLSFGSGAFTVTFWMRWNDTQYGGMVFGTSSSGTGWRATGRSNGNLDFYYDTNTQAEQRLQNVVSPYGLTGSGSTQWIFVAMVIDPSAGKLNSYGGRYYQTTIGGTATTGLSSTSLAIVAGGSVDTTGPFLLGSGYNASFDELAIWNRALTAAEISQIYNTGHALDLTAFLPIPEPATMGLLLAGGLMALIRGRRRC; encoded by the coding sequence ATGAGACTAAAGAGATTGGCAATTGCGGCGGCGGTGGTTGTGCTGGCGTGCGTCTGCGCATCCCAAGCGGCGACGCTGGGAGACGGCCTGGTCGGCTACTACAAGTTCGACGGCAACACGGCGGACTTGACCGGCAACAATCCCAACGGAGCCCTCACGGGTACGGCGAATATCTCAACCGCTGACAAGCTTCCGGGCTTTGGGACAGGCGCTGCCGATCTGGGCACCAGCAAAGGCTACGGCGACGCCGGCGCCACCGCCGACCACATCGAGATCGCGCAGCCAAACGACCTGAGTTTCGGTTCCGGCGCCTTCACGGTTACCTTCTGGATGCGGTGGAATGATACGCAATACGGCGGCATGGTATTTGGCACCAGCTCTTCCGGGACCGGATGGCGCGCCACCGGCAGGAGCAACGGCAACTTGGACTTCTATTATGACACGAACACGCAGGCCGAGCAGAGGCTGCAGAATGTCGTGTCACCCTACGGATTGACAGGGTCCGGCTCCACGCAGTGGATTTTCGTTGCGATGGTGATCGACCCCTCGGCCGGCAAACTCAATAGTTACGGCGGAAGGTACTACCAGACCACCATCGGCGGGACCGCCACCACGGGGCTTTCCAGCACCTCCCTGGCGATTGTCGCCGGTGGCAGCGTCGATACGACCGGGCCATTTTTGCTCGGCAGCGGATATAACGCCTCATTTGATGAGTTGGCCATCTGGAACCGGGCCTTGACGGCCGCCGAGATCAGCCAGATCTACAACACCGGTCACGCCCTGGATCTGACGGCGTTCCTCCCGATTCCCGAACCGGCGACGATGGGTCTGCTGTTGGCCGGGGGGCTGATGGCATTGATCCGCGGCCGCAGGCGGTGCTGA
- a CDS encoding PEP-CTERM sorting domain-containing protein, producing MKTTCFAMAILAMLAVSPAVDAATIVNGDFEAAPLWTGWNYYGVHKQSNNATDHLVALNPLSSGDSGYITQTIATVAGQQYELLFDLNATAWKQNYDWAMAIVIDGGSPTIFHVNTGTYSGTQQTPKTQQSLLFTATGASTELRVEGRQGLDTYGFYGAMVDNFSLTEVDIPEPATMSLLAVGGVAALIRRRKMT from the coding sequence ATGAAGACAACCTGTTTTGCGATGGCGATCCTGGCGATGCTTGCGGTTTCACCTGCGGTAGATGCGGCGACTATAGTCAATGGCGACTTTGAAGCGGCGCCCCTGTGGACTGGCTGGAATTATTATGGGGTTCACAAGCAGTCCAATAACGCAACGGACCACCTCGTCGCGCTGAACCCTCTGTCATCGGGCGATAGCGGCTACATCACTCAGACCATCGCGACAGTGGCAGGACAGCAGTACGAACTGCTGTTCGATCTCAACGCCACGGCGTGGAAGCAGAACTATGACTGGGCGATGGCCATTGTGATCGACGGCGGCTCCCCGACGATATTCCACGTCAATACCGGCACCTACAGCGGGACCCAGCAGACGCCGAAGACTCAGCAGTCATTGCTGTTTACCGCAACCGGTGCAAGCACCGAGCTCCGCGTTGAAGGGCGCCAGGGACTGGACACGTACGGCTTCTACGGCGCTATGGTGGACAATTTCAGCCTTACGGAGGTCGATATTCCTGAGCCGGCGACGATGAGCCTGCTGGCCGTCGGCGGCGTGGCGGCTTTGATCCGGCGGCGGAAGATGACGTAG
- a CDS encoding PEP-CTERM sorting domain-containing protein, which yields MKSATVAVLAAFVLGGVCTAQGATLLTSIPTTPTGTWGQFNSVVFKPKADIWITHVGVFNPQGLAASTANTQIALIDSTGLASGAMIPLDRYVIDAMVIPSGTVSVDGNFWLELAAPVKLTAGVEYAGIHNTNAGNNAFVYSQSATTLSVDPLIEWVGGGSNNEHVNWVFPGRSASSARVGTNFQYSLIPEPATMSLLALGAAAILRRRKQQA from the coding sequence ATGAAATCTGCAACAGTGGCGGTTCTGGCGGCGTTCGTTCTGGGGGGTGTCTGCACGGCTCAAGGGGCGACTCTCCTGACAAGCATCCCCACCACCCCCACGGGCACCTGGGGGCAATTCAACTCGGTTGTCTTCAAGCCCAAGGCGGACATCTGGATTACCCACGTGGGAGTGTTCAATCCGCAGGGGCTCGCGGCCTCCACGGCCAACACCCAGATCGCCTTGATCGACTCGACAGGTCTGGCCTCAGGAGCCATGATCCCGCTTGACCGATACGTCATTGACGCGATGGTCATTCCCAGCGGCACAGTCAGCGTTGACGGCAATTTCTGGCTCGAACTGGCCGCTCCGGTGAAGTTGACCGCCGGGGTCGAATACGCGGGCATTCACAACACCAATGCCGGCAACAACGCCTTCGTTTACAGTCAAAGCGCCACCACGCTCAGCGTGGACCCGCTTATCGAATGGGTCGGCGGCGGGTCGAACAACGAGCACGTCAACTGGGTATTCCCCGGCCGCAGCGCGTCCAGCGCACGCGTCGGAACGAACTTCCAGTACTCTCTGATTCCCGAGCCTGCGACGATGAGCCTTCTGGCGCTGGGTGCGGCCGCGATTCTGCGCCGCCGCAAACAGCAGGCATGA